From a single Lacerta agilis isolate rLacAgi1 chromosome 3, rLacAgi1.pri, whole genome shotgun sequence genomic region:
- the MRPL11 gene encoding LOW QUALITY PROTEIN: 39S ribosomal protein L11, mitochondrial (The sequence of the model RefSeq protein was modified relative to this genomic sequence to represent the inferred CDS: inserted 2 bases in 1 codon; deleted 2 bases in 1 codon; substituted 1 base at 1 genomic stop codon) — translation MLKISRAATKAVQKVDPGNVIRSIIXAGQAVPGPPLGPILGQKGISIGQFCKDFNERTKDIEEGIPLPMXIIVRPDRLYELQINKPTATYFLLPAAGIVEKGATNPGHELAGMVTLKHLYEIALVKSQDLNFVLCDTPLEQVVLSLMGTARLLGIKVVKEHNTEEYAAFLKERKELLAAQAEAKEAELAAAKKK, via the exons ATGTTGAAGATATCCCGTGCTGCTACTAAAGCAGTCCAAAAGGTGGACCCTGGAAATGTGATCCGGTCGATCATCTAAGCTGGGCAGGCTGTTCCTGGACCACCCTTAGGACCTATCCttgggcaaaa AGGCATCTCCATTGGGCAATTCTGCAAGGATTTCAATGAGCGCACAAAGGACATCGAGGAAGGGATCCCTCTGCCCAT CATCATTGTACGGCCTGACCGATTGTACGAGCTTCAGATAAACAAGCCAACGGCCACGTATTTTCTGCTGCCGGCGGCTGGCATA GTAGAAAAGGGAGCAACAAATCCTGGGCACGAGTTGGCAGGAATGGTGACCTTGAAGCACTTGTACGAAATCGCCCTGGTGAAGTCTCAGGATCTGAACTTTGTGCTCTGCGACACGCCGCTTGAGCAGGTCGTCCTGTCGCTCATGGGGACTGCCCGGTTGCTGGGCATCAAGGTGGTGAAAGAACACAATACAGAGGAATACGCTGCTTTTCTGAAGGAGCGTAAAGAGTTATTGGCAGCTCAGGCCGAAGCAAAAGAAGCTGAACTGGCTGCTGCAAAGAAGAAATGA